From a single Arachis hypogaea cultivar Tifrunner chromosome 3, arahy.Tifrunner.gnm2.J5K5, whole genome shotgun sequence genomic region:
- the LOC140183562 gene encoding uncharacterized protein gives MLRVAAAVGIPVKVDLATKLAAVGIPVKVDLATKLAERGRYARACVQIDLGLPVTKKILVEGVEYEVEYESLHLICGSCLKFGHDMKASFHFGKNLGDETVNVTVLDLVESDLHAVHVDHAQHEDLEGWTQVIRKGKYKMGQKPSPSNHQDQPKAKKTPNKATSTWTRPNHQRTTHATGSKVKLSRGINIGKSVSVASSGTRHNVHHQQQCETTNGTVRKRPRPNSLQNSPVDKDGASTAAWNVRGASNKMARVHCKNLLDFHCVGIEEAVGHRGGIWFLSSIANASCVVIDQIDQCITVKVSVGHNRPWMAIGDFNEIVAPDESTGAYFSSHRASLLATTLDDCELFDLKVTGRRYTWYRAVQASRDLAKRLDRALVNEAWMSMFPEGYSEILSRLHSDHCPILVRCHGSPRVKGSRPFRFQAAWATHPSYKHVISKAWNQEFGGVTERLKMVQQASLDFNSKIFGNIFVRKNKLEYQIDQIQRRLEVTDVLSLRIKEAELREDYNRLLLQEKLFWYQKSREQWVKYGDRNTKFFHLQTLVRRNHNKVHGLYVRDGSWSTDPDILQEEALSFYKNLFSTTEEVEVDCLGDVSMPTLSTEAGARLIDHVSFAEVKSAVFSYKKSGPNGHAFS, from the exons ATGCTCCGTGTTGCGGCTGCAGTTGGCATTCCCGTTAAGGTTGATTTGGCAACAAAATTGGCTGCAGTTGGCATTCCCGTTAAGGTTGATTTGGCAACAAAATTAGCTGAAAGAGGACGATATGCTCGAGCCTGTGTTCAGATAGATTTAGGATTGCCAGTGACTAAGAAGATTCTTGTTGAAGGTGTTGAATATGAGGTTGAATATGAAAGTCTTCACCTTATTTGTGGCTCCTGTCTCAAGTTTGGTCATGATATGAAG GCAAGTTTTCATTTTGGCAAGAATCTTGGAGATGAGACTGTAAATGTTACTGTCCTGGATTTGGTGGAGAGTGATTTGCATGCTGTTCATGTAGACCATGCACAACATGAGGATTTGGAAGGTTGGACTCAAGTGATTAGGAAAGGAAAGTATAAAATGGGTCAAAAGCCTTCTCCTAGTAACCATCAGGACCAACCAAAAGCAAAGAAGACTCCTAACAAGGCTACCAGTACTTGGACAAGGCCTAACCACCAACGTACAACACATGCTACTGGATCCAAAGTAAAATTAAGCAGGGGCATCAATATTGGAAAATCGGTTAGTGTGGCTTCTTCGGGGACCCGGCACAATGTTCATCATCAGCAGCAATGTGAGACAACAAATGGCACTGTGCGAAAGCGTCCTCGCCCAAACTCTTTGCAGAATTCACCAGTAGATAAGGATGGAGCATCGACGGCAG CCTGGAATGTGAGGGGTGCGTCTAACAAGATGGCTCGTGTGCATTGCAAAAATTTG TTGGATTTTCATTGTGTTGGTATTGAGGAAGCAGTAGGACACAGGGGTGGCATTTGGTTTCTATCTTCTATTGCTAATGCTTCTTGTGTGGTTATTGATCAAATTGACCAATGTATCACAGTGAAAGTGAGTGTGG GCCATAATAGACCATGGATGgccattggtgattttaatgagattgtgGCACCAGATGAGAGTACAGGTGCGTATTTTTCTTCTCACAGAGCTAGTCTATTAGCTACTACTCTAGATGACTGTGAGCTCTTTGATCTTAAAGTGACTGGTAGGAGATATACTTGGTATAGAGCAGTTCAGGCTAGCAGGGACTTGGCTAAAAGGTTGGATAGAGCTCTAGTTAATGAGGCTTGGATGTCAATGTTTCCTGAGGGTTATTCTGAAATTCTTAGCAGGCTTCattctgatcattgtcctatttTAGTTCGTTGTCATGGTAGCCCCAGAGTGAAAGGTTCTCGTCCTTTTAGGTTTCAAGCTGCGTGGGCAACACATCCTTCTTATAAACATGTTATTAGTAAGGCTTGGAATCAAGAGTTTGGAGGCGTTACTGAAAGGCTTAAGATGGTTCAACAGGCTTCTTTGGACTTCAACtcaaagatttttggaaatatttttgtgCGAAAAAATAAGCTGGAATATCAGATTGATCAGATTCAACGGCGTTTGGAGGTTACCGATGTGTTATCTCTGAGAATTAAAGAAGCTGAACTGAGGGAAGATTATAATAGGCTTTTATTGCAAGAGAAACTTTTTTGGTACCAGAAATCTAGAGAGCAGTGGGTCAAGTATGGGGATAGAAACActaaattctttcatcttcagactTTGGTGCGTAGAAACCATAATAAAGTACATGGATTATATGTTAGAGATGGGTCTTGGTCTACTGATCCAGATATTCTCCAGGAAGAAGCCCTCTCTTTTTACAAGAATCTCTTTAGTACAACGGAAGAGGTTGAGGTTGATTGTTTAGGGGATGTTTCGATGCCCACTCTAAGCACTGAGGCTGGTGCTAGGTTAATTGACCATGTCTCTTTTGCGGAAGTCAAGTCAGCAGTATTCA GCTACAAAAAGTCAGGTCCAAATGGTCATGCATTCTCTTAA